AGGTTGTCGTAGCCGTAGGGATAGAACGTCTCCGGATGGCCGTAGCGGATGTGGTAGCCCTCGATGGCTCCCTCGATCGAGACCTTCCAGTTCGCCTCGACCTCGTTGTCGTGCGCATCGATCAGGTCGTGGTCGGCCGTGATCAGGTCGGGCAGACCCTCACCGGGTTCTTGCTCGCTGGGCTGTCCCGTCTGGGTGACGAAGACGATGCCGGCGCGCTCCTGCGCCAGGACCGGGACGAGGCCGTGGTTGTCCTTCTCGAGCCCCGGAAACCCGCGCTCGTGGGGGACCCCCGCGAGTCGACCGTCGAGACCGTAGGTCCAGCCGTGGTAGGGGCACTGGAACGCCTTCGCACAGCCCATCCCGCTCGCCACCTCGGCTCCCCGGTGGCGGCATGCGTTGCGGAAGGCGCGGACCTGGCCGTCCTTCCCCCGCACGGCCAGGATCGGGACGCCGGCCGCCTGGCGCGCGACGTAATCGCCGGGCTGCCGGAGCGCCGCGGACGGGCAGAAGGGTACGGCCACTCGGCGCAGCACGCTGAGCTCTCGAACGAAGCGCTCCTCGCTGCGATAGTGCTCGACCGGCTCGCGCCATACCTCGTCGCCGGTGTCGGTGGTTCCGTTGCGCACGTGCGAGAGGACGCGCTCCACCACGGCCTGGTCGTTCATGAAGCTGCTCATGGCGCTGCTTTCCCTTCGCAGGCTCAGTCCGCGGCGGCCAGGAGCAGCGCGATGGTTTCCTCGTCGACGCCGGCTTCGGCGAGCACCTCGCGCGTGTGGGCACCGAGCGCAGGCGCCACGGCGTCGCCCGCCATCGGGTGCCGACTCAAGCGCAGCGGCGGGCCGACGGTCCGGAACTTTCCCCACTCCGGGTGGTCGACTGTCGGGAAGCTGCCGTTGGCCGCGGCCTGGGGATCGGCGACGCCCTCCGCCACGGTTCGCACCGGTGCCCAGATCAGGCGTTTCCCGGCGAAGTGTTCGCTCCACTCGGCGAGGCTGCGGCTGGCGAAGACGGCGTCGAGCTGCTCGATC
This region of Myxococcota bacterium genomic DNA includes:
- a CDS encoding SRPBCC family protein, which gives rise to MSSFMNDQAVVERVLSHVRNGTTDTGDEVWREPVEHYRSEERFVRELSVLRRVAVPFCPSAALRQPGDYVARQAAGVPILAVRGKDGQVRAFRNACRHRGAEVASGMGCAKAFQCPYHGWTYGLDGRLAGVPHERGFPGLEKDNHGLVPVLAQERAGIVFVTQTGQPSEQEPGEGLPDLITADHDLIDAHDNEVEANWKVSIEGAIEGYHIRYGHPETFYPYGYDNLNVVEHCGRNSRVTFPFRRIEKLADIPAAERRIDGRVTYVYHLFPNALVTVLSRHTILVVHEPLAPGRTRNIAYSLAPTGGEPAAIETARRDAQFVTQTGAPEDLALVQSIQRTMESGANEHFTFGRFETAIVHFHRNLRTALAELDPVT